From one Melopsittacus undulatus isolate bMelUnd1 chromosome 16, bMelUnd1.mat.Z, whole genome shotgun sequence genomic stretch:
- the LOC101873940 gene encoding potassium voltage-gated channel subfamily A member 2 — MTVATGDPADEAAALPGHPQDTYNPETDHECCERVVINISGLRFETQLKTLAQFPETLLGDPKKRMRYFDPLRNEYFFDRNRPSFDAILYYYQSGGRLRRPVNVPLDIFSEEIRFYELGEEAMEMFREDEGYIKEEERPLPENEFQRQVWLLFEYPESSGPARIIAIVSVMVILISIVSFCLETLPIFRDENEDMHGSGLSHPPYSNSSMGYQQSTSFTDPFFIVETLCIIWFSFEFLVRFFACPSKAGFFTNIMNIIDIVAIIPYFITLGTEMAEKPEDGQQGQQAMSLAILRVIRLVRVFRIFKLSRHSKGLQILGQTLKASMRELGLLIFFLFIGVILFSSAVYFAEADESESQFPSIPDAFWWAVVSMTTVGYGDMVPTTIGGKIVGSLCAIAGVLTIALPVPVIVSNFNYFYHRETEGEEQAQYLQVTSCPKIPSSPDLKKSRSASTISKSDYMEIQEGVNNSNEDFREENLKTANCTLANTNYVNITKMLTDV, encoded by the coding sequence ATGACAGTTGCTACTGGAGATCCTGCAGatgaagctgcagctcttcccGGTCACCCGCAGGACACGTATAACCCTGAGACCGACCATGAATGCTGCGAGAGGGTGGTCATTAATATCTCAGGGCTGCGCTTTGAGACACAGCTCAAGACATTAGCCCAGTTTCCAGAGACCTTACTAGGGGATCCTAAAAAGAGAATGAGATATTTCGACCCGCTCCGGAATGAGTATTTCTTTGATCGGAACAGACCCAGCTTCGATGCCATCTTGTACTATTACCAGTCTGGTGGGAGGTTGCGGAGACCAGTTAACGTGCCCTTAGATATCTTCTCAGAAGAGATTCGTTTCTATGAACTGGGGGAAGAAGCAATGGAGATGTTTCGGGAGGATGAAGGTTACatcaaagaagaggaaaggccATTGCCTGAGAATGAATTTCAGAGACAAGTGTGGTTGCTCTTTGAGTACCCCGAGAGCTCAGGCCCCGCCAGGATTATAGCTATTGTCTCCGTCATGGTGATTTTAATTTCCATTGTCAGCTTTTGCCTGGAAACCTTGCCCATCTTTCGGGATGAGAATGAAGACATGCACGGCAGTGGGCTGAGCCATCCCCCCTACTCCAACAGCAGCATGGGGTATCAGCAGTCCACCTCTTTCACAGACCCCTTCTTCATCGTGGAGACACTTTGCATCATTTGGTTCTCCTTTGAGTTCTTGGTGAGGTTTTTCGCCTGCCCCAGCAAGGCTGGGTTTTTTACCAACATCATGAACATTATAGACATCGTAGCCATCATTCCCTATTTCATCACCTTAGGGACAGAGATGGCCGAGAAGCCGGAGGATGGTCAGCAAGGCCAGCAGGCCATGTCCTTGGCCATCCTTCGAGTCATCCGCTTGGTGCGGGTCTTCAGGATCTTCAAACTCTCCCGGCACTCCAAGGGGCTGCAGATCCTGGGGCAGACCCTCAAGGCCAGCATGCgggagctgggcttgctcatcttcttcctcttcatcgGCGTCATCCTCTTCTCCAGCGCCGTCTACTTTGCCGAGGCCGACGAGAGCGAGTCCCAGTTCCCGAGCATCCCCGATGCCTTCTGGTGGGCTGTGGTTTCCATGACGACTGTTGGCTACGGAGACATGGTCCCCACGACCATCGGGGGGAAAATAGTGGGTTCCTTGTGTGCCATCGCTGGCGTATTAACGATTGCCTTACCTGTGCCCGTCATAGTGTCTAACTTCAATTACTTCTACCACCGGGAGACggagggagaggagcaggcTCAATATTTGCAAGTAACCAGCTGCCCAAAGATCCCCTCTTCCCCTGAcctaaagaaaagcagaagtgccTCTACTATTAGTAAGTCTGATTATATGGAGATTCAGGAAGGCGTAAATAATAGCAATGAGGATTTTAGGGAGGAGAACTTGAAGACAGCCAATTGCACCCTAGCTAACACAAACTATGTGAATATCACCAAAATGCTAACCGATGTCTAG